Sequence from the Deinococcus yavapaiensis KR-236 genome:
GGGGCGTTCGCGGGCGTGACGATCTTGGGTTTGGGCTGGGCGAGGAGGGCTTGCAGGGGCCAGAGGGCCGTATGCATGGAGTGCTCCTTGTGCGGCGGAAGCGTGAACGTCTCGGTTTAGGCCTAAAGCGTTGAGGCCAAATAATCAGCGAGGAGTTCGCTCAAGTCGACGTAGCAGCGTCGACAGTTCCACCTGCTCCTCGGGAGTGAGGGCCTCGAACTGCCCGACCAGCCAGTCCTCGTGGATGGGAACGAGGGTGTCGAACAGCGCCCGCCCGGCGGGCGTGAGGAACAGCAGCTTTTCCTTGCCGGCGGCGCGACGTTCGATCAGGCCGCGCCGGTCGAGGACGAGAAGCAGTTGACTGGAGTTGCCCTCGGTCACGAGCAGCTTCTGGCTGAGGTCCCGCTGGGTGAGGCCGGACTGACCGCCGATCGTCGCGATGACGTTGAACTGAGCGGGGCTGAGGTCGTGCGTCCGGAGGACCTCGGTCCAGGCTTTGGTGACGTGCTGGGTAAAGCGAGCCATCCTCAGCCAGGCGAGCACGGCGGGACGGCCGGTGCTGGCGTGGCGGGTCGCGGGAGGAGGCGCTTGCTTCACGAAATCACTTTAGTGCTAAAGTGAGCCTTCGTCAATCTCAACAGGAACTGACGCGGCCTGATCCGACCATCAATCGTTCCACACATCTCGCAGGAGACCATCATGCAAATCGGCATCGACTCGTTCGCCGCCACCGTCACGGACCCCGCCACCGGCCTCGCCCTCTCCGGCGCCGACCGCCTCAACCACCTCGTCGAGGAGATCGAACGCGCCGACACCGCCGGCCTCGACGCCTTCGGCGTCGGCGAACACCACCGCCGCGAGTACCTCGACGCCGCGCCCGCCGTCATCCTCGCCGCCGCCGCCGCGCGCACCCGCCACATCCGCCTCAACAGCGCTGTCACCGTCCTCAGCGCCGACGACCCCGTCCGCGTGTTCCAGCAGTACGCTACCCTCGACCTGCTGTCCAGAGGCCGCGCGGAACTCGTCGTCGGACGCGGCTCCTTCGTGGAAGCCTACCCCCTCTTCGGCCTCGACCTGCACGACTACGACGCGCTCTTCGCCGAGAAGCTCGACTTGCTCCTGAAGCTTCGCGACGTGGAACACGTCCACTGGCAGGGCCGCTTCCGCGCGCCCCTTACCGGGCAGGGCGTCTACCCTCGCCCGCATCAGCAGCAGTTGCCCGTTTGGGTCGGAGTGGGCGGCACGCCCGCGTCGTTCGCGCGCGCCGGAACGCTCGGCCTGCCCTTGATGGTCGCCATCATCGGCGGGGACTTCCGCCGCTTCCGTCCCCTCATCGACTTGTACCGCCGCGCGGGCATGGCCGCTGGACATGCCGAAGAGACGCTGCGAGTGGGCGTGCACGCCTTCGGCT
This genomic interval carries:
- a CDS encoding Atu2307/SP_0267 family LLM class monooxygenase — protein: MQIGIDSFAATVTDPATGLALSGADRLNHLVEEIERADTAGLDAFGVGEHHRREYLDAAPAVILAAAAARTRHIRLNSAVTVLSADDPVRVFQQYATLDLLSRGRAELVVGRGSFVEAYPLFGLDLHDYDALFAEKLDLLLKLRDVEHVHWQGRFRAPLTGQGVYPRPHQQQLPVWVGVGGTPASFARAGTLGLPLMVAIIGGDFRRFRPLIDLYRRAGMAAGHAEETLRVGVHAFGFVAETSEAARDAFYPGWARMLETIGRERGWAAPSRAHFDAECGPTGAYLIGGPREVADKAVWVNEVLGGVSRLTFQMTNVAMAHPRMLRAIDLLGSDVAPRVRERLAGVGR
- a CDS encoding MarR family winged helix-turn-helix transcriptional regulator yields the protein MKQAPPPATRHASTGRPAVLAWLRMARFTQHVTKAWTEVLRTHDLSPAQFNVIATIGGQSGLTQRDLSQKLLVTEGNSSQLLLVLDRRGLIERRAAGKEKLLFLTPAGRALFDTLVPIHEDWLVGQFEALTPEEQVELSTLLRRLERTPR